Within the Fundidesulfovibrio putealis DSM 16056 genome, the region CTGGGCTGCTCCTCCACGCGCGAGTTGCTGGAGCGCCCGGAGCTGTGCGAGCTGTTCCTGAACGACCCCGAGCGGTCCGTGGAGCTGTGGAGCCAGCTGGAGGAAAACGGCGAGGTCTCGGGCTTCGAGGTGCTGACAAAACGCCTGGACGGCCAGCCCATCTGGCTGGCGCTCAGCGCCAGGCTGGTGCAGGGCGGGCCATCCGGAACTGGCTCGGCAGGCGACCAGCGCTTCCTGGAAGGCACGGTGGAGAACGTCACCGCGCGCAAGCTGGCCGAGGAGCGCCTGCGCCTTGCCGAGGAAAAATACCGCACCATCTTCGAGCACGCCCAGGAAGGCATCTACCAGACCACGCCGGAAGGGCGCTTCATCTCCGCCAACCCGGCCCTGGCCCGCATCTGCGGGTACGACTCCCCCAAGGAGCTCATGGAGCAGCTCCTGGACATCGGCGGCATGCTCTACGTGCAGTCCGACCGGCGCGACCTGTTCTGCACTTCCATCCAGCGGGGCGGCAGCGTCGCCGCCTTCGAGTCCCAGGTGTACCGCAAGGACGGCAAGATCATCTGGATCAGCGAGCACGCCAGGGCGGTGTACTCGGACGACGGGCAGCTGCTCTTCTACGAAGGCTCGATGATCGAGATCAGCAAGCGCAAGCGCGCCGAGGAGAAGCTCAGGCGCGCCGAGGAGAAATTCCGCTCCATCTTCGAGAACTCCCTGGACGGCATCTTCCAGCTCTCCCCGGACGGGCGCTATATCGCGGCCAACCCGGCCATGGCCCGCATCCTGGGGTACGACTCGACTGACTTCCTCATGGCCGACCTGACGGATTTCGGCGCGCGCCTCTTCCTGGACGGCAAGCGCCGTGAGGATTTCCTGTCCGCTCTGGCCGCGCAGGGCCAGGTGATGGACTTCGAGTCCGAGGTGCGCCGCCAGGACGGCCTGACCGTGTGGCTCTCCGAGAGCGCCTGGGAAGTGCGCGGGGAGGACGGGGCCATCCAGTATTACGAGGGGCTCCTGCGCGACATCACCGCGCGCAAGAACGCCGAGGAGCAGCTGCGCCATCAGGCCTTCCACGACGCCCTCACCGGCCTGCCTAACCGCATCCTGTTCATGGACCGGCTGGAGTGGGCGCTGCACCGCTCCCAACGCAAGCACGGCTACCGCTTCGCCGTGTTCTTCCTGGACCTGGACCGCTTCAAGGTGGTCAACGACAGCCTGGGCCATCAGGCAGGGGACGCCCTGCTGGTGGAGGCCTCCGCACGGCTTCAGCGGGCGCTTCGGCCCATGGACACCGTGGCCCGCTTCGGCGGCGACGAGTTCGCCATCCTGGTGGACGACATCTCCGGCACCCTGGACGCCACCCACGTGCTGGCCCGACTGCAGGACGAGCTGGCCCGGCCCTTCATCATCCAGGGACGCCCGGTGTTCACCTCGGCCAGCATCGGCGTGGTGCTCAAGACCTGGACCTACGAGCGCCCCGAGCATCTGGTGCGCGACGCGGACATCGCCATGTACCGGGCCAAGGCCCTGGGCAAGGCGCGCTACGAGATCTTCGACGCCTCCATGCACCAGGCGGCCACCTCGCTGCTCCAGCTGGAGACCGACCTGCGCCTGGCCGTGGAGCGGGGCGAACTGGCGCTGCACTATCAGCCCATCGTGAGCATCGCCACCGGCGAGATCAGGGGGTTCGAGGCCCTGGCCCGCTGGAACCACCCCAGGCGCGGACTCATCGCGCCGGGCGAGTTCATCCCCGTGGCCGAGGAGACCGGGCTCATCCTGTCCATCGGCAGCTGGGTGCTGAAAAAGGCCTGCGAACAGCTGGCCAAATGGCAGAGACTGCGCCCCGAGGGGCCGCCCCTGACCATGAGCGTGAACCTCTCCGCCAAGCAGTTCATGAACCTGGATCTGGTGGGCGAGATACGGGGCGTGATCGAGCAGACCGGCATCTCTCCGGAATCGCTGAAGCTGGAGATCACCGAGAGCAAGGTCATGGAGAACGCCGAGTTCGCCTCGCGCATGCTGGCCCACCTGAAGGACCTGGGCGTCAAGATCAGCATCGACGATTTCGGCACCGGCTATTCCTCCCTGGCCTACCTGCACAGCTTCCCCCTGGACACCCTGAAGATCGACCGCAGCTTCGTGGGCAAGATGGGCGAAGGCCACGAAAACTCCGAGATCGTGGGGGCCATCGTCAACCTGGCCCGCAACCTGGGTTTGGACGTGGTGGCCGAAGGCGTGGAGGAGACCGGGCAGTTGAGCGAGCTGAGGGGGCTGGCCTGCCAGTACGGCCAGGGCTTCCTGTTCTCCAGGCCCGTGCCCAGCGAGGAGGCCGAGGCCCTGCTGGTGAGCGATTTCCGGCATCCGTAGCAGCCTGTTGAAAAGTCCCCGCTGGCTTAAGTTGCATGGAGAAAGCCAAACCCTCACGTATGTCGAATACGCATCGGGCTTGGCTTTTCCCTGCGCCTTGCCAGCGAGTTTTTTGAACAGGCTGCAAGAGTCGGCGTTCTTGACGGTCTGTAGAGATTTGAGCACGCCACACTTGCAAGGAGCGTGACCATGTTCCGCATCACACTGCTCGCCGTTCTGGCCCTTGTCGCGGCTGCCGGGCCGTGTTTCCCCCAGACGCAACCACAGGCTCCGCCAGCATCGGGCGATGTCTGGCCCACCACGCCGGGCGCGCCGCAGCCTCCCTCCCTGAACGACCGCAAGGCCAAGGCCGAGGAGAAGGGCCGCGAACTGGAGACGAAGCTCAAGGACGACGAAGAGTTAGCGCGCCGCTACGTCCGCCCCGGCATGGGCGTGGCCGAGGTCCAGGAACTTCTGGGAGAGCCGCGCGGCGCCGCCGCCTCGGTGCAGGCAGGGCGCTATCTGTGCCTGGGGTACGGGCGGGTCTGGGTGGTTTTCGAGGACGGGCAGGCCAGCTGCCTGCGCTCGCGCCTGGAATACGTGGCGCGCTACGACTCGAATTGCCACTGCGCGGGCAATGCCATGAACATGGTTCCGTTCGCCAAGCCTTGACAGGCCAGGGACTCAGACGCTAGGGGTTCTGCATCCGCCTGAAATTGCCAGCCAAAAACCGGAGATGGGCATGCGCGTGCTTATCGAGCCTGTCCCCCAAACATTTTCCCCGTGCGGGGCGGCACGGCCTTGATTGCCGCTTTTCGCCCGTCGAAATCGCCACAAAACGTCTCTGCGCAGCCCGTCGAGGCGATTTGAGCTACTCATTGCCCTGAAACTGCGCTGATATGCCTGTCAGTTGGCCATCTTACCCACTTGTCGCAC harbors:
- a CDS encoding sensor domain-containing protein, whose amino-acid sequence is MSNAFRVLIVHPSEDASETLILELGKAGLSPAYVRVDTLSALDARLSSYGWNLILVASSLPGMTLTEALQLIRLRRPDTPVLLVDGGASPGEGQAVRSCQGINAVSLADPDRLRLVVLRVLAGGLVRAQVDIATAHCEGEQLQLHRAYFEQLFENSPQAIVIVDDCDQVVEVNRGFESLFGYTPSEAKGRFLPELVVPEELAEESRDLRRRASLTGIIQRETVRRRKDGVPVHTLVVACPITVGGVRVGVFWIYTDISARKKAEEALRRAERQYRSVVQNAVMGIFQASLDLNLTMVNPALANILGCSSTRELLERPELCELFLNDPERSVELWSQLEENGEVSGFEVLTKRLDGQPIWLALSARLVQGGPSGTGSAGDQRFLEGTVENVTARKLAEERLRLAEEKYRTIFEHAQEGIYQTTPEGRFISANPALARICGYDSPKELMEQLLDIGGMLYVQSDRRDLFCTSIQRGGSVAAFESQVYRKDGKIIWISEHARAVYSDDGQLLFYEGSMIEISKRKRAEEKLRRAEEKFRSIFENSLDGIFQLSPDGRYIAANPAMARILGYDSTDFLMADLTDFGARLFLDGKRREDFLSALAAQGQVMDFESEVRRQDGLTVWLSESAWEVRGEDGAIQYYEGLLRDITARKNAEEQLRHQAFHDALTGLPNRILFMDRLEWALHRSQRKHGYRFAVFFLDLDRFKVVNDSLGHQAGDALLVEASARLQRALRPMDTVARFGGDEFAILVDDISGTLDATHVLARLQDELARPFIIQGRPVFTSASIGVVLKTWTYERPEHLVRDADIAMYRAKALGKARYEIFDASMHQAATSLLQLETDLRLAVERGELALHYQPIVSIATGEIRGFEALARWNHPRRGLIAPGEFIPVAEETGLILSIGSWVLKKACEQLAKWQRLRPEGPPLTMSVNLSAKQFMNLDLVGEIRGVIEQTGISPESLKLEITESKVMENAEFASRMLAHLKDLGVKISIDDFGTGYSSLAYLHSFPLDTLKIDRSFVGKMGEGHENSEIVGAIVNLARNLGLDVVAEGVEETGQLSELRGLACQYGQGFLFSRPVPSEEAEALLVSDFRHP